The Henningerozyma blattae CBS 6284 chromosome 9, complete genome DNA segment GGCATTCGAAGacaattcttctttaaatattgacaAGAATCGTATTACAGGTAGAGGGAATGTCATCTTGAATATCAATGGTTCGTGTTATAACATAGATTTAATTGATCAAAAAGAtcaaatcattatcaataaaaattgtttgGTTGCCATGAATGGAATTTCTCAATtcgatattaaaaattctttgaaaaatttaaatttaaattattccataaataatcaattaaattcaaataagaTAATCACCGATACAGAAGGCAAGCAAAATGATAAACAAATAGTCGAAGATTTTAAttggaaattatttatgacatataattataaaattttaaattatttaaatgatcatttcaaaaaattcattttcaaatatttcatcaatAGAAATAAACAATTCGTAACAATCAATGGTCCAAGAACTATTCTATTACaaacaaattcaaatcaaaatcaaataatatctgatttcatcttttcctccaaattatttaaaaaattggaaaattattccacttcttcctcttcatcttcattttcaaatgatcCAGTTAAATTAGTTAAAGATACAATCAATGCAAATAACAATTTGTTGAAACAACAATCTCAAACAAATTCATCTACATATCTACATTACGCTACTATAacaaagaataaaaatgtaGTATTCCAATCTACTCAAGATTTTAAAGATGCTATACGTTAGACTGTTAGTACACCCCTCACCCCTTCAGCACCTGACATTCCCGCTTTAAGTAATTATCCCTTTCTTTTACAGATCCGagaaattttgattttttttttaatttttttttatttcactTCCAAAAAATCTAGACTGACCCATTGTAAATACTTACCTACTCTTTATTaacattctttttttattctaaatTGTTAGAAGTATCTTCACACAATTTTACTATCCCTCATCTCATCGTCATCATTCTCATCATCTTTTCATGATACTGTAAATATTCATTCACTAATTATTCGCGGATTTTTTCccaaaacaaatataagaaaaaaaaaaaaaNNNNNNNNNNNNNNNNNNNNATTCACTTTAGcaatactattatttttctctttttaattcttttcatttttctttttttttttttttgtttaactttttgtttaatctttaatttttgcaAATGATTAGAGATTTACACCATACTTTCCTCTCCATTCATAAACTAGTAAATATTCCTCATCTCGTAATTAATAacttttatattaaaaatactttaaatttagaatatatttatactaAAACtagaaattcaaattcaattttattctcCAGAAGATCTTATTCAACCATGTCTGAACAAATCAAAGATGATACTCTaattgagaaaaaaaaaacacaacCAAAACAAAAATCATCAAAATTACAAGTCTCTTTGAAGACTCCAAAAGGTACAAAGGATTGGGCCGATTCTGATATGGTCATTAGAGAAGCCATCTTTTCTACTTTATCAAACTTATTCAAACGTCATGGTGGTGTAACTATCGATACTCCAGTATTCGAATTACGTGAAATCTTGGCAGGTAAATATGGAGAAGATTCCaaattgatttataatttagaaGACCAAGGTGGTGAATTGACTTCCTTACGTTACGATTTAACCGTCCCATTTGCAAGATACGTCGCAATGAATAacattcaaaatattaaaagatatcaCATCGCTAAAGTTTATAGAAGAGATCAACCTGCTATGACTAAAGGTCGTATGAGAGAATTTTATCAATGTGATTTCGATATTGCAGGTACTTATGAATCCATGGTCCCTGATGCAGAAATCTTATCCATCTTAGTTGAAGGTTTAACTGGATTAGGTATCaaagatttcaaaattaaattgaatCACAGAAAAATCTTGGATGGtatctttcaaatttcaGGTGtaaaagatgaagatgttAGAAAGATTTCTTCTGCTGTAGACAAATTGGATAAATCTCCTTGGGAAGTCGTTAGAAAGGAAATCACTGAAGAAAAGGGTCAAACTGAAGAAACTGCTGATAATATTGGTGAATATGTTAAATTAAATGGTTCTTTATCTGAAGTTTATGACGCTTTATCTAACgatgataaa contains these protein-coding regions:
- the HTS1 gene encoding histidine--tRNA ligase (similar to Saccharomyces cerevisiae HTS1 (YPR033C); ancestral locus Anc_7.445); the encoded protein is MIRDLHHTFLSIHKLVNIPHLVINNFYIKNTLNLEYIYTKTRNSNSILFSRRSYSTMSEQIKDDTLIEKKKTQPKQKSSKLQVSLKTPKGTKDWADSDMVIREAIFSTLSNLFKRHGGVTIDTPVFELREILAGKYGEDSKLIYNLEDQGGELTSLRYDLTVPFARYVAMNNIQNIKRYHIAKVYRRDQPAMTKGRMREFYQCDFDIAGTYESMVPDAEILSILVEGLTGLGIKDFKIKLNHRKILDGIFQISGVKDEDVRKISSAVDKLDKSPWEVVRKEITEEKGQTEETADNIGEYVKLNGSLSEVYDALSNDDKIINNELASIGLKEIATLMQYTKAFNIDEFISFDLSLARGLDYYTGLIYEAVTSASAPPKDADNLKKKSKAKNEEDASAYVGVGSIAAGGRYDNLVNMFAEASGKKSTQIPCIGVSFGVERIFSLIKQRKEASAAIKPTATQVFVMAFGGGKDWTGYLPERMQIAKELWNAGIETEYVYKSKANPRKQFDSAEKSGCPLAVILGKEEYLEGKLRVKRLGPEFADDDGEVIDVKDLIPVVKTKLAEIHKDGINDVTRLIRGL
- the AIM24 gene encoding Aim24p (similar to Saccharomyces cerevisiae YJR080C; ancestral locus Anc_7.446), whose amino-acid sequence is MLGVRHRLLVSTYRPLSRSIQTDSQRLNQVKITLLDEFVPKSTAESTNDKTNDLQIFNTSKLASVQIPYNLPLYIRPNSLISLLSNIQENNFHIKTIYKNVFFNLFHYKSFNSSKFDKILFTSSNKDTSVNNNSIVVSSLGNNKNSSLFHLKIDGTKDWNLFVNNKFNGNPLLAFEDNSSLNIDKNRITGRGNVILNINGSCYNIDLIDQKDQIIINKNCLVAMNGISQFDIKNSLKNLNLNYSINNQLNSNKIITDTEGKQNDKQIVEDFNWKLFMTYNYKILNYLNDHFKKFIFKYFINRNKQFVTINGPRTILLQTNSNQNQIISDFIFSSKLFKKLENYSTSSSSSSFSNDPVKLVKDTINANNNLLKQQSQTNSSTYLHYATITKNKNVVFQSTQDFKDAIR